In the Gammaproteobacteria bacterium genome, CGTGCTGTTCGACGTGGACATGCCGCTGATCGGCTGGCTTTACGCATTGCCGGCTCTTGTTCTGGGCGGCATGATGCTGGGGTCTCTAGGGTTGCTGCTGTCGGTGCACATCAAGCAACTCGAGAATTTCGCGGGCACCATGAACTTCGTTATTTTCCCGATGTTTTTTATTTCTTCGGCGCTTTATCCTTTGTCGAAGTTGGCAGCGTCCGGCGCCGAGATCATTTATACGCTCGCGCGGTTCAATCCCTTCACCCACACCATCGAGCTGATCCGCTTCGCGCTTTACGGCCAGCTCAACGCGATCAGTCTGGCCGTGGTTGTGGGCAGCGGAATCGTATTTTTCGTGCTCGCGGTATATGGCTACGACCCGCAGCGTGGCATGGCGAGTCGAGCGCCGAATCCCGCCTGAACGGGCGGATACGTTCAGTATTCCGTGGAC is a window encoding:
- a CDS encoding ABC transporter permease, giving the protein MTPTHALHAMQALGSREVIKFWHQKGRLFSALVRPALWLIVFGAGFQSVSGVPVVPPYDTYVEYQVYIAPGLLGMVLLFNSMQSSLSMVYDREMGLMRLLLTAPLPRWYLLLCKLMAGTLLSVLQAYAFLLLCVLFDVDMPLIGWLYALPALVLGGMMLGSLGLLLSVHIKQLENFAGTMNFVIFPMFFISSALYPLSKLAASGAEIIYTLARFNPFTHTIELIRFALYGQLNAISLAVVVGSGIVFFVLAVYGYDPQRGMASRAPNPA